Below is a window of Molothrus aeneus isolate 106 chromosome 14, BPBGC_Maene_1.0, whole genome shotgun sequence DNA.
AGTTACCCAAGCATGAAATCTTTAAGCCAAAATAAGTTTTCCTTTTAGATGACAAGCTCTACAGAGCACCAGCTGGAAGTTCTAAGGCGTTGCCTGGATGGCCTTCTCTTGCCCTGTACTTGCGGGGTGGTAATGCTGCTTTCTTAAAGGCCATGTGTTCAGAGAGCTGTGAGCTAACACTGCTGTGGCTCCTTGGCTTGCAGGTCCATCACCAGAGCCTACTACAGGAACTCGGTGGGAGGACTGCTCCTCTTTGACATCACAAACCGCAGATCTTTCCAGAACGTGCACGAGTGGCTGGAGGAGACCAAGGTGCACGTGCAGCCCTACCAGATCGTGTTTGTCCTGGTGGGGCACAAGTGTGACCTGGACACGCAGCGGCAGGTGACGCGGCACGAGGCAGAGAAACTGGCTGCTGCCTACGGCATGAGGTACATCGAGACCTCGGCCCGCGACGCCATCAACGTGGAGAAGGCCTTCACCGACCTGACCCGGGACATCTACGAGCTGGTGAAAAGGGGGGACATTTCCATCcaggagggatgggaaggggTAAAGAGCGGCTTTGTCCCGAACGTAGTGCACTCCTCAGAAGAAGTGGTGAAATCAGATAGAAGGTGCTTGTGCTGAGCTCCTCTAGGGAGGCCGTGGTGATGAACTCTACTAACCAAACGTTCTTTACTAAGTGAACTCAGTGTGACAGAGTGGAGAGCCACGCCCCCGTTGTGAACAGCCTCCCATGTTGTTTTGGACACCAGGACAGACCCTGGAAAGAAATGTTCTGTTCCAAATAACCTTTCAGAACTGGGGGCTACAAACCTGAAGGAGAGCGAGTGAGGGTGCATGTGGATGTTGTAAGGAGACAGGAAGCAGAAATGAGGGGCTGCACAACACAGGAGAGGGTATACAGAGCTGAATGGGCTGGTACATGCCAGGGTACTGTACATGTTCTCTTTTAAGTAAACCCATAGCTCCCTGCTGGCTTTTGGAGCCACAGGATGGATACGCAGTCGTATGACAAACAGGcagacagagagaaagcagGAGGACATTTTGGTTTGTGTCAGCTATTTCTTTCCAGGAAGGTCTAAAGGCAGCACAGATACCATTTCCTCATAAGGTCAGTTCCACAGGAGAAGTTTACTGACATGGTATGCACACTTCTGAGTTTTCTTTCTTATGTTCTTGAACCTAGTTTGATAGCAAAGAATATTTTGTGGGGTTTAAAGAGGAAAACTACTTATTTGATTGGTAATTAAAGTTTAAATTATTCCTCCCTTAACAGTGTTTTTCTTGCTGTGCTGAACCAAGACTCTAAGTGGCAACTCTTGCTGCAGTAGAGATTATTCAATGCAATTTTTACTCATTTAGTGCCTGGGTGAGTACCTTGAAAGTACCCCAAGTTCAGGCTTTCCAGCAGAATTAAGTGATAAAGAGCATAAAGAGAGAACCATGTCCTCAGGTGTTATGTGTTAAGACTGGGGTGTTGCAGCCAGGTGGGACACACCATTTCTGTCTCAGTAACAGCACTGTGCTGACCTTACCAGCCAGGTCACAAGGAGGAAtggaaaggaaggagggaaaaaagaaacccaacaaaataaaaaacttgaAAAGCTTAACTCAGGTGCATCAGACATCCTAAAAGGTGAGATTAGCTCTTAAAGAAGTTAAATAGCATTGAAAGCAACGGCTTCCAGAGGTACTTTCTGCTGTTAAAGTGTCATAGTTTCTGTTTTGGCCTCTCTGGAAGAGAACTGGCACTGGGAAGGTGGAACACACAGCAGGAGTGTCTGAGCAGGTGGGAAGGAAAGCCTCAAGACACACTCAAGagtaaaatttgttttcctccatgTTTTAGTTTGACAAAAGAGGATCCATCTCAGGCTGGCCATCATGGGATGGCAGCCATGTCACAAAAGCTGTGTGTAGGTGGATGTTTTCTGGGAATGCCATTCACCACTTAAAAGCTTTGCTTCTGCCAAATTTTAACCCAAGCTTTTGAAGTGCAATGGGGTGACTGTGCTCCTGTAGCAAATTAGGGAACTTGAGCCTATTGAAAGTGAGCAAACAAAACTATAGTGACGTTTTTACTTGTGTTTGAAAGCTTTATACACCAAACTGCAATGGGCAGGATGGGGGATAGGTAAAAGCCACAGGAAGCATCTAGTGTTTATTTTTGGCCTCTGagtagagaaaaagaaaatatttgttccaGCTTTTTAATCTGCCCTGTCTACAGAAATACAGGTGTTGACTGCTGTTGAGTTCagactgtttttccttctgaacCCATTCTCACAGTTTGCAGCAGCACATGGGCAGCTCTGTATTAAGAAAAAACCTGTGGTTTCCATACTGAAgctgtaaaaaacccaaacccacagcaaaCCCAACCCAGCAACCCAAACCCTGAACACTTTTGCTTTTGGTGTTCTAGGAACAATTTCAgttcctgggctctgcaggggagcagcagcactgcacctgctgggagggcacagggagcaaATG
It encodes the following:
- the RAB39B gene encoding ras-related protein Rab-39B, with amino-acid sequence MEAIWLYQFRLIVIGDSTVGKSCLIRRFTEGRFAQISDPTVGVDFFSRLVEIEPGKRIKLQIWDTAGQERFRSITRAYYRNSVGGLLLFDITNRRSFQNVHEWLEETKVHVQPYQIVFVLVGHKCDLDTQRQVTRHEAEKLAAAYGMRYIETSARDAINVEKAFTDLTRDIYELVKRGDISIQEGWEGVKSGFVPNVVHSSEEVVKSDRRCLC